A single window of Xiphophorus hellerii strain 12219 chromosome 12, Xiphophorus_hellerii-4.1, whole genome shotgun sequence DNA harbors:
- the epg5 gene encoding ectopic P granules protein 5 homolog isoform X1, translated as MEAVRPKKSKPKTSGKSQLGKKQKQADEDKNCPAPSADCDGFSEIPLSLPPCPEETKEDQKDPVQTANTAAEPSEKQEPSSAQTQNTSESTETLLSGLNLSAETPQVTEQQKESNREDEGVEAQVPELKTAPQTNKSEKDVQLWNQPFVTTQFGISSAPALYPSLSALEEDALMQIYEKAVKNCAREPAVLALPEQESSPLSLQPLKAVAELSRSKLYPELPKTAPEMQAFSLEQLSVWEPGEGLRTWLEGVEVCAAQFCALAHQENHELTELLQNYWRCRRQLNQSHTQLHTQSSDCKSTQNRLWSFKDEQLTLQGVCADQAKVCGYHRFQQAEFSQTVLAELRLLFEACSELLHQKVVLHAYTALLSRLQIESYLYRLLKECSGSQTQPCSLQPLKEAISVLFSFTRRVLDDTQFQTDIHQWLERLVVVLLRIGGSGEHLYLLCHLLCCPAGVGKWAAPFLQIQVSGNSGVQHFMQALAILMSPARHRAEFLGHMKPCESQSSAASGPESGNWTLVDEGGEEDEDPESSWLLLCEEDLISLLSQFPFQQLYSHMLGMSKQGVYEPQACSSQKMMRVFAFASSLVEILARGLQTYNRARYRQLVKRIGHIIRMTVCYVSDHWAQYVSVTDASGSSSHVHSLTLEKLQLEYDHLFLRAVLHVLRNKRLGIWLFMSEMPYGTLSSSMLWKVLYVMQCAETAGLETLSTVGDTQSCIQALRDLKHQERFEGWLCEVNSSDGISLLTALAHMATPTQHFDPMFITTITLLIYQVSYVSLSTREIYSKVGRELLAAIATAHPYIISVLLERLRDTIQSVGMMALYLCKELPLSLWKPQREEISVIGAWLLQNPLSAVENRLACVILEGLNWGYTQDGSLALASVLHSEVALLVAEAYQKYLTDKPYSGLISEGIKQVSYLASVLRLGVSPEASFSQWAWQLLLRLKLHGNAQNPKGGWTVPALASNPPPELTHAPSMHSVLRAVKAGLPIGCYLSLAMTTVGHSLENFCTDGVELLKNLIQSRYLRAAVHLLDNILPPTYPLSFYLLNNSHFVSCIQLFLQYDSVCPQGVTQQVTHRVAPLLTGTNYGDNVRLLNSVIQSHVTESSRPGRVGAAAVLEFWVGILTQQNLWYRDKTVLFLMDQICCAAFIHHQEECVQKLLYQQHKNALGYHGDRGLLSSLVGWIAGNATPSFIEGQSLSGEVWFAWLVLNTEAMFEEESQLRRCIENELLSEPSISPDQALKKAQQKLKLPVAPSLQRLQLYRWASQALATPPDHPLLPLIWQKFLQLYLRQPGPEYGLAAGGCIGRRFFQTSSQAALLKDLRQRLQEVSDFHHTASQALRVPPPHTPSSESQEDESPLNPQPLYLTSPQLHSELVRLFGVFALWLDDETLQKQEVYLPCLSPEYEPHRLAQVMQRQQELWLEYVDQERLQYDEQEVLSLWEKVQSEPTFLQTQNPGFADYTGLSNARERIMSNLEKHPIPLPAPDLQQLQAPVAEVSPSCLTDSKAAARLLQQDLGVLQDQARIAVAREAQQVAMEQELLENLPLLFKNRPEQVSMALECKGKGGQPCQGAANITVTCERVQRQEAVHNQITSLRRDVKKLQTDAMAPPPQSLAQAAVHTENFITALVNIYKAQKSPVVQQVGVSAFYQVVSFVCEDTLRHPPTRQYLSSCVEILGQVFIQGNPKECGRVLKTILEHRLLCPLLSPFFTPNAAPDHFVFLYQDVVTSLHLDTADIIFMLLTKFDLSQWLNEAHPVFSERTRLLELVHGALCVCGRDPESELLMPFHLFAKHWTLLLRHHFPDHYSDCLRLLMTSSADQLLSPECWKVTLRVLGCLPPTRSSKNRPEPSFSSTVGATASPYRSPISLSPQQVEETVNWLSDYFLRSRLSKADLRSFGLYSAWVPYISDVVTFWEHLTGCLINTQVSSCTREPVGSNKVTKALQDLHSKLVSLFTPWIFPLDTNDAGNGKCYPWLETDAVAAGCLVGLYVQLTDTLHHKFRDRLLPGQRGALWLCLMQYCESCTSPRTPEYLLYLYHTHLRSLPWRHLHPDTQLMEHLFNVERGSPKSCFLFMGELMCEVNWVSVLSDHLEAPPSSTSYPALSSVATQKDSHTMLVYLLYMLVFLAKEEQLLTKQDSPLLSLLVQSTSLPWYQLDLSSYQGILGYVGTHYPPSLLLSGDSAPQLLLKLLRGAAGLHPHPSEAPHQEETLKAGGYVSWSVKSLVTLEQGGGINLGSLEAQLETLLESVVTFNPPDVGLEQRHMAFCGLFSDALTLLNGVGVSTGEALAAHVITWLDRKGRGCPILPLLTACSRCLASVRHMTRIMEACITAYFNNAEEEPVGWGPVLASLQVPELTMDDFLSESQSGGSFLTLYAFILQRLNSEYTAANQRRILALISTWTTQIFPSGPGDEAKLFLWWHKALNLSVEQLQPQAGNTEGLGVIMGLVRLQTRLLQLGEERLNSGLLGAIGLGKKSPVSNKFRVVVRSLAAFLSIQVPSETELRLQPTTDLQLSPKAQQMLGMLEIMSSNKQYAELQEALNKAIQFIRYPGHCVKDGPRLLALLVNLLYSDLRYLHIIR; from the exons ATGGAGGCTGTGAGACCTAAGAAGAGCAAACCGAAAACCAGCGGAAAATCTCAG TTGGGCAAGAAGCAGAAGCAAGCAGATGAGGACAAAAACTGCCCAGCTCCATCCGCTGACTGCGATGGCTTCTCCGAGATCCCTCTCAGTTTGCCTCCCTGTCCAGAAGAGACCAAAGAGGATCAGAAGGATCCTGTCCAGACCGCCAACACAGCAGCAGAGCCATCTGAGAAACAAGAGCCTTCCTCAGCACAGACTCAAAATACATCAGAGTCGACTGAAACTCTACTGTCAGGTCTGAATCTGTCAGCAGAGACGCCACAAGTGACAGAGCAACAGAAAGAGTCAAACCGCGAAGATGAGGGGGTGGAAGCTCAGGTTCCTGAGCTCAAAACTGCACCACAAACCAACAAGTCTGAAAAAGACGTGCAGTTGTGGAATCAACCTTTTGTGACGACTCAGTTTGGCATCTCAAGTGCTCCTGCTCTATACCCGTCTCTTTCAGCACTGGAGGAGGATGCTCTGATGCAGATCTATGAGAAAGCTGTGAAAAACTGCGCGAGGGAACCTGCAGTGTTGGCACTGCCGGAGCAGGAATCCTCTCCCTTGAGTTTGCAGCCTCTGAAGGCTGTAGCTGAGCTTTCCAGGAGCAAACTGTACCCAGAATTACCCAAAACAGCCCCAGAGATGCAG GCTTTTTCACTGGAGCAGCTGAGCGTGTGGGAGCCAGGCGAAGGGCTGCGGACTTGGCTGGAAGGTGTTGAGGTTTGTGCCGCCCAGTTCTGTGCTCTGGCCCATCAGGAGAACCATGAACTGACAGAACTGCTGCAGAACTACTGGCGCTGCCGCCGACAGCTGAACCAGTCACACACGCAGCTGCACACTCAGTCATCTGACTGCAAGAGCACACAGAATCGTCTCTGGAGCTTCAAAGATGAACAGCTCACACTTCAG GGTGTGTGTGCAGACCAGGCTAAGGTTTGTGGATACCATCGTTTCCAGCAGGCAGAGTTTAGTCAGACTGTTCTGGCGGAGCTGCGGCTACTCTTTGAGGCCTGCAGTGAGCTCCTCCACCAGAAGGTGGTGCTGCATGCCTACACTGCTCTGCTGTCACGCCTGCAGATTGAATCCTATTTGTATCGCCTACTAAAAG aaTGCTCTGGAAGCCAAACCCAGCCTTGCTCTCTCCAGCCTCTGAAAGAGGCCATCAGTGTCCTGTTTAGCTTCACACGGAGAGTCCTTGATGACACACAGTTCCAGACAGACATCCATCAGTGGCTGGAAAGGCTG gttgttgtcctgctgcgTATTGGAGGATCGGGGGAGCACCTTTACCTGCTGTGTCATCTTCTCTGCTGTCCTGCTGGAGTGGGAAAGTGGGCAGCTCCGTTCCTTCAA ATTCAGGTCTCGGGGAACTCTGGAGTGCAACATTTTATGCAAGCATTAGCCATCTTAATGTCGCCTGCCAG GCACCGTGCAGAGTTTCTGGGTCACATGAAGCCTTGTGAGAGTCAGAGCTCAGCAGCTTCAGGACCCGAGTCTGGCAACTGGACCCTCGTTGATGAAGGTGGAGAAGAG GATGAAGATCCAGAGAGCAGCTGGCTCCTGCTCTGTGAGGAAGATCTGATCTCCCTGCTGAGCCAGTTCCCCTTCCAGCAGCTCTACTCACACATGCTGGGGATGAGCAAACAGG GTGTCTACGAGCCTCAGGCCTGCTCCAGTCAGAAGATGATGCGTGTCTTTGCCTTTGCTTCCTCGCTCGTTGAAATTCTCGCCCGTGGCCTCCAGACCTACAACAGAGCTCGCTACAGGCAGCTGGTCAAACGAATAGGGCACATCATCCG AATGACAGTGTGCTACGTCAGTGACCACTGGGCCCAGTATGTGAGTGTGACTGATGCCAGTGGGTCCAGCTCTCACGTTCACTCCTTAACTctggaaaaactgcagctggAATATGATCACCTCTTCCTCAGAGCTGTTTTACATGTTCTCAGAAATAAAAG GTTGGGCATTTGGTTATTTATGTCTGAGATGCCCTACGGGACGTTGTCCAGCTCTATGCTTTGGAAGGTCCTTTATGTCATGCAGTGTGCAGAGACAGCAGGACTAGAAACTCTCAGCACTGTTGGAGACACACAATCCTGCATTCAGGCTCTCAGAG ACTTGAAGCACCAGGAGAGATTTGAAGGGTGGTTGTGTGAAGTGAACAGTTCTGACGGCATTTCCCTCCTCACTGCACTGGCACACATGGCGACGCCCACTCAGCACTTTGACCCCATGTTCATCACAACCATAACTCTGCTGATTTACCAG GTGTCTTATGTTAGTTTGTCGACCAGAGAAATTTACTCTAAGGTGGGGAGGGAGCTGCTGGCTGCCATAGCAACAGCCCATCCTTATATCATCTCTGTGCTCCTGGAGAGACTGAGAGACACCATCCAGTCTGTGGGAATG ATGGCTTTGTACTTGTGCAAAGAGCTTCCCCTGAGTCTGTGGAAGCCGCAGAGAGAAGAGATATCTGTGATTGGAGCCTGGCTGCTCCAGAACCCCCTGTCTGCAGTGGAGAACAGACTGGCTTGTGTCATCCTGGAGGGTCTGAACTGGGGTTACACTCAG gaCGGCTCTTTGGCACTGGCTTCCGTCCTCCACAGTGAGGTGGCTCTGCTGGTGGCAGAAGCCTATCAAAAATATCTCACAGACAAACCATACAGTGGCCTCATATCCGAGGGAATCAAACAG GTGTCTTATCTAGCCAGCGTTCTTCGCCTGGGTGTGTCTCCAGAAGCGTCCTTTAGTCAGTGGGCGTGGCAGCTGTTGTTGAGGCTGAAGCTCCATGGTAACGCCCAGAACCCTAAAGGGGGCTGGACGGTACCTGCCTTGGCTTCTAACCCACCTCCAGAGCTTACCCATGCTCCCAGCATGCACTCTGTTCTCAGGGCTGTAAAAGCTGGCCTCCCTATTGGTTGCTACTTGTCCCTCGCTATGACGACAGTGGGACACAG TTTGGAAAACTTCTGCACCGATGGAGTTGAATTGCTAAAAAATCTGATTCAGTCCCGCTACCTGAGAGCTGCTGTGCATCTGTTGGATAACATCCTGCCCCCCACCTACCCTCTGAGCTTTTACCTCCTGAACAACTCTCA CTTTGTCAGCTGCATCCAGCTTTTCTTGCAGTACGACAGCGTGTGTCCTCAAGGTGTGACGCAGCAGGTCACACACCGTGTGGCGCCGCTGCTCACAGGAACCAACTACGGGGACAACGTCCGTCTGCTGAACAGCGTCATTCAG agTCATGTGACGGAGAGCTCCCGGCCCGGTCGTGTCGGTGCCGCTGCCGTTTTGGAGTTTTGGGTGGGAATCCTGACCCAGCAGAATCTGTGGTATCGTGACAAAACGGTTCTGTTCCTCATGGATCAGATCTGCTGTGCTGCCTTTATTCACCACCAGGAGGAATGTGTGCAGAAGCTCCTGTACCAGCAGCATAAG AATGCTTTAGGTTACCATGGAGATCGGGGTCTGCTCTCCTCTCTGGTTGGCTGGATTGCTGGAAATGCCACGCCATCCTTCATCGAGGGCCAGTCCCTGAGCGGTGAG GTTTGGTTTGCTTGGCTCGTCCTGAACACAGAGGCCATGTTTGAGGAAGAATCTCAGCTAAGACGCTGCATTGAGAATGAGCTGCTGTCCGAGCCCAGCATCTCACCGGATCAGGCCTTAAAG AAGGCGCAGCAGAAGCTGAAGTTGCCTGTAGCCCCGTCTCTGCAGCGGCTTCAATTGTACCGCTGGGCCTCCCAGGCCTTGGCCACGCCACCGGACCACCCCCTCCTTCCCCTCATCTGGCAGAAGTTCCTGCAGCTCTATCTCAGACAGCCTGGACCAGAGTACGG GCTGGCTGCCGGGGGATGCATCGGTAGGAGGTTCTTCCAGACTTCTTCTCAGGCTGCTTTGCTAAAAGATCTGAGGCAGAGGTTACAAGAGGTGTCAGATTTCCACCACACAGCCAGCCAGGCGCTCAGGGTGCCCCCACCACACACCCCCTCATCAGAGAGCCAGGAGGACGAAAGCCCCCTGAATCCCCAGCCGCTCTACCTCACCTCTCCCCAGCTCCACTCAGAACTGGTCCG GTTGTTTGGCGTCTTCGCTCTGTGGCTGGATGACGAGACACTGCAGAAGCAGGAGGTTTACCTTCCCTGTCTGTCACCAGAGTACGAGCCTCACAGACTGGCTCAGGTCATGCAGCGGCAGCAG GAGCTGTGGCTGGAGTACGTGGACCAGGAGCGTCTGCAGTACGATGAGCAGGAGGTTTTGTCTCTGTGGGAGAAGGTGCAGAGTGAGCCGACCTTCCTGCAGACCCAGAACCCGGGCTTCGCTGACTACACTGGCCTGAGCAATG CCCGAGAGCGCATCATGTCCAACCTGGAGAAGCACCCGATTCCACTTCCAGCTCCTGatctccagcagctccaggcTCCCGTGGCCGAGGTTTCCCCCTCCTGCCTCACTGACTCGAAAGCTGCTGCCAGACTTTTACAGCAGGACCTCGGCGTTCTACAGGACCAGGCCAG GATTGCGGTTGCACGTGAAGCACAGCAGGTGGCAATGGAGCAGGAGCTTTTGGAGAACCTCCCTTTGCTCTTCAAGAACCGACCAGAGCAAGTTAGCATGGCCCTGGAGTGCAAAGGGAAGGGAGGCCAGCCGTGTCAGGGCGCAGCAAACATTACCGTCACG TGTGAGCGAGTCCAGAGACAGGAGGCGGTCCACAACCAGATAACATCTCTGCGTAGAGACGTCAAGAAGCTGCAGACTGATGCTATGGCTCCTCCACCTCAGAGCCTCGCCCAAGCTGCAGTTCACACCGAGAACTTCATCAC AGCTCTGGTGAATATTTATAAAGCTCAGAAATCTCCGGTGGTGCAGCAAGTCGGTGTGTCCGCCTTTTACCAGGTGGTCTCCTTTGTGTGTGAGGACACCCTGCGACACCCACCGACACGCCAGTATCTCTCCTCGTGTGTGGAGATACTCGGACAG GTTTTCATCCAGGGCAATCCAAAAGAGTGCGGTCGTGTCCTGAAGACCATCCTGGAGCACCGGCTCCTTTGTCCCCTCCTTTCCCCTTTCTTCACTCCGAACGCAGCTCCGGATCACTTTGTCTTCCTCTACCAAGATGTGGTGACATCCCTTCACCTCGACACTGCTGACATCATTTTCATGCTGCTCACTAAG TTCGATCTCTCCCAGTGGCTGAATGAGGCTCATCCCGTGTTTTCGGAGAGAACacgattgctggagctggtccACGGAGCTCTGTGTGTCTGCGGCCGAGACCCCGAGTCAGAACTCCTCATGCCTTTTCACCTCTTCGCCAAACACTGGACCTTGCTTTTACGCCACCATTTTCCTGACCATTACAGCGACTGCCTACGTCTGCTAATGACCA GTTCTGCAGACCAGCTGCTGAGTCCAGAGTGCTGGAAAGTGACCCTGCGAGTGCTGGGCTGCTTGCCTCCAACCCGCAGCTCTAAGAACAGACCTGAACCGTCGTTCAGCTCCACAGTCGGCGCCACAGCTTCCCCTTACCGATCTCCCATAAGTCTCTCTCCTCAGCAG GTGGAGGAGACTGTGAACTGGCTGAGTGACTACTTCCTGCGGAGTCGCCTCAGTAAGGCCGACCTCCGCAGCTTTGGCCTGTACTCCGCCTGGGTTCCCTACATCAGTGATGTCGTTACCTTCTGGGAACATCTGACTGGTTGCCTTATCAACACACAGGTCAGCAGCTGCACCAGAGAGCCAGTAGGCAGCAACAAAGTAACGAAAG CTCTGCAGGATTTGCACAGTAAGCTGGTGAGCTTGTTTACGCCGTGGATCTTTCCTCTGGACACTAATGATGCAGG TAATGGGAAGTGCTACCCCTGGCTGGAGACGGACGCAGTCGCAGCAGGATGTCTGGTCGGTCTGTACGTCCAGCTCACCGACACACTTCATCACAAATTCAGAG ATCGCCTGCTGCCTGGACAGAGAGGGGCTCTGTGGCTGTGTTTGATGCAGTACTGTGAGAGCTGCACCTCCCCCCGCACGCCTGAGTACCTGCTGTACCTGTACCACACACACCTCCGCAGCCTGCCCTGGAGGCACCTGCATCCTGACACTCAGCTCATGGAGCATTTATTCAAT GTGGAGAGAGGAAGTCCCAAGAGCTGCTTCCTGTTCATGGGTGAGCTGATGTGTGAAGTGAACTGGGTCAGTGTTTTAAGCGACCACTTAGAAGCGCCTCCCAGCTCTACATCATATCCGGCTCTGTCATCCGTGGCTACGCAGAAAGATTCGCACACCATGTTGGTCTATCTGTTATACATGTTGGTGTTTCTGGCCAAAGAGGAGCAGCTCCTCACTAAACAG GACTCCCCTCTGCTCAGCCTGCTGGTTCAGTCCACATCTCTGCCTTGGTACCAACTGGACCTGTCTTCATACCAGGGCATTCTGGGATATGTAGGCACCCACTATCCTCCATCTTTGCTGCTCAGTGGTGATTCTGCCCCCCAGCTGCTCCTGAAGTTACTTCGTGGTGCTGCGGGGCTCCATCCACATCCCAGTGAAGCTCCACACCAG GAGGAAACCCTGAAGGCCGGAGGCTACGTCTCCTGGTCTGTGAAGTCACTGGTGACCCTGGAGCAAGGAGGTGGGATCAACCTCGGCAGCTTGGAGGCTCAGCTAGAGACGCTTTTGGAAAGCGTTGTAACGTTCAACCCACCAG ACGTGGGCTTGGAGCAGAGGCACATGGCGTTCTGTGGTCTTTTCAGCGACGCCTTGACTTTGCTCAACGGAGTCGGGGTCTCGACAGGCGAGGCGCTGGCTGCTCACGTCATTACCTGGCTGGACAGGAAGGGGAGGGGCTGTCCCATCCTGCCTTTACTCACAGCCTGCTCCCGGTGTCTGGCATCGGTGCGACACATGACGCGCATCATGGAGGCCTGCATCACAGCGTACTTCAACAATG CTGAGGAAGAGCCTGTTGGCTGGGGCCCTGTGCTGGCATCACTGCAGGTGCCTGAGCTCACAATGGACGACTTCCTCTCCGAGAGCCAATCAGGAGGCAGCTTCCTGACTCTCTACGCCTTCATCTTGCAACGCCTCAATAGCGAATacacagcagccaatcagaggaggatcCTGGCTCTCATTAGCACATGGACCACGCAGATCTTCCCCAG CGGTCCAGGCGATGAAGCTAAGCTGTTCCTTTGGTGGCACAAAGCCCTGAACCTGTCAgtggagcagctgcagccacAGGCAGGAAACACTGAGGGGTTAGGGGTCATCATGGGGCTGGTGCGGCTGCAGACCAGGCTGCTTCAGCTGGGAGAGGAAAGGCTGAACTCTGGGCTGCTGGGAGCCATAGGCCTTGGGAAGAAGTCTCCAGTTTCTAATAA ATTCAGGGTGGTGGTCCGCAGCCTGGCAGCGTTCCTGTCCATCCAGGTGCCGTCAGAGACCGAGCTGAGACTCCAACCCACCACAGATTTACAGCTTTCTCCAAAAGCACAACAG ATGTTGGGGATGTTGGAGATCATGTCCAGCAATAAGCAGTACGCTGAGCTACAGGAGGCTTTAAATAAGGCAATCCAGTTCATCCGATACCCAGGGCATTGTGTCAAAGATGGACCCCGCCTCCTGGCCCTGCTGGTTAACCTTCTGTACTCGGACCTCAGATATCTGCACATCATCCGTTAG